A stretch of Porites lutea chromosome 5, jaPorLute2.1, whole genome shotgun sequence DNA encodes these proteins:
- the LOC140938232 gene encoding uncharacterized protein: MPFQVVRVDYAGPVKYRVSRNREGKAYIVLYVCSLSRALYLELTKTMETEEFITKWLRNVMQDERLHDFLTKLNIKWQFNLTKAPWWGGKFERMIGLVKQAFNKRVGNGTLTRSELQDVLLAMEVALNNRPLSYVEEDVQLPVQTPNILQFGRPNLLPEDHNQENPDLRKRARYLAKCKDVV; the protein is encoded by the exons ATGCCCTTTCAGGTCGTCAGGGTTGACTATGCGGGTCCAGTAAAGTACCGTGTTAGCAGAAACAGAGAGGGAAAAGCCTACATAGTCCTGTACGTTTGCAGCCTGAGCCGTGCCTTGTACCTCGAACTGACGAAAACCATGGAGACAGAAGAGTTTATCA CAAAGTGGCTGCGAAATGTGATGCAAGATGAACGACTGCACGATTTCCTTACCAAGCTGAACATCAAGTGGCAGTTCAACCTCACCAAAGCACCATGGTGGGGTGGGAAGTTTGAGAGAATGATTGGCCTTGTCAAGCAAGCCTTCAACAAAAGGGTTGGAAATGGAACTCTCACCAGGAGCGAACTGCAAGATGTCTTGCTGGCCATGGAAGTAGCACTGAATAACCGACCTCTCAGCTACGTGGAAGAAGATGTACAGCTGCCTGTGCAAACCCCAAACATCCTGCAGTTTGGTCGTCCTAACCTACTTCCTGAAGACCACAATCAAGAGAACCCTGATCTTCGAAAGCGAGCGAGGTATCTAGCAAAGTGCAAGGATGTGGTGTAG